One segment of Salvelinus alpinus chromosome 1, SLU_Salpinus.1, whole genome shotgun sequence DNA contains the following:
- the LOC139576905 gene encoding transmembrane protein 184B-like isoform X2 produces MYAWIQTAAVCTQIKQLQQMQMMEELWRRGMPLSDRMENDSPADMAPGSPTTAAPSGSNASWVPDTPLVTPEEPYFLMTSTAQTVSGFFVWTALLITCHQIYMHLRYYSSPNEQRHIVRILFIVPIYAFDSWLSLLFFTNEEYYVYFDTVRDCYEAFVIYNFLSLCYEYLGGESAIMAEIRGKPIESSCVYGTCCLWGRTYSIGFLRFCKQATLQFCVVKPLMAMITVILQAFGKYRDGDFNVASGYLYVTIIYNFSVSLSLYALFLFYFATRNLLVPYSPMLKFLMVKSVIFLSFWQGMLLAILEKCGAIPKINSPEVSVGEGTVAAGYQNFIICIEMFFAAVALRHAFTYKVYMDKRLDSYGRCAPMKSISSSLKETMNPGDMVQDAIHNFSPAYQQYTQQSTLEQRGGVPVSRSHSNLSTRDNEKTLLLSSDDEF; encoded by the exons ATGTATGCTTGGATTCAAACAGCCGCAGTGTGTACACAAATCAAACAACTGCAGCAGATGCAG ATGATGGAGGAGCTGTGGAGACGTGGCATGCCCCTGTCAGATCGAATGGAAAATGACTCCCCAGCCGATATGGCCCCAGGGTCCCCGACCACAGCGGCCCCGTCGGGCTCCAACGCCTCCTGGGTGCCAGACACCCCCCTGGTGACCCCTGAGGAACCATACTTCCTCATGACCTCCACTGCCCAGACCGTGTCAGGGTTCTTTGTCTGGACAGCCCTGCTAATAACCTGCCACCAG ATCTACATGCACCTGCGCTACTACAGCTCTCCCAATGAGCAGAGGCACATAGTTCGCATCCTCTTCATCGTTCCCATCTATGCCTTTGACTCGTGGCTCAGCCTCCTCTTCTTCACTAACGAAGAGTACTACGTCTACTTTGACACGGTCCGCGACTGCTACGAAG CGTTTGTGATCTACAACTTCCTCAGCCTGTGTTATGAGTACCTTGGAGGGGAGAGCGCCATCATGGCTGAgatcagaggaaagcccattgA GTCCAGCTGTGTGTACGGAACCTGCTGTCTCTGGGGAAGGACTTACTCCATTGGGTTCCTCCGATTCTGCAAACAG gccacTCTGCAGTTCTGTGTGGTGAAGCCTTTGATGGCCATGATCACAGTCATCCTGCAGGCCTTTGGGAAGTACAGAGATGGAGACTTCAA tgtggcCAGTGGGTACCTGTATGTGACCATCATCTATAACTTCTCtgtcagcctgtctctctacgCCCTCTTTCTCTTCTACTTCGCCACCCGCAACCTGCTGGTCCCCTACAGCCCCATGCTCAAGTTCCTCATGGTCAAGTCTGtcatcttcctctctttctgGCAGG GTATGCTGCTGGCCATCCTGGAGAAGTGTGGAGCCATCCCTAAAATCAACTCTCCCGAAGTGTCAGTTGGGGAGGGCACGGTCGCCGCCGGCTACCAGAACTTTATCATCTGCATTGAGATGTTCTTTGCCGCTGTGGCCCTGCGCCACGCCTTCACCTACAAGGTCTACATGGACAAGAGGCTGGACTCCTACG GTCGCTGCGCCCCAATGAAGAGCATCTCCAGCAGTCTGAAGGAGACCATGAACCCCGGAGACATGGTGCAGGACGCCATCCACAACTTCTCCCCGGCCTACCAGCAGTACACACAGCAGTCCACCCTTGAGCAGCGTGGAGGGGTGCCGGTGTCCCGCAGCCACAGCAACCTCAGCACCCGCGACAACGAGAAGACCCTGCTGCTCAGTTCCGACGATGAGTTCTGA
- the LOC139576913 gene encoding casein kinase I, with protein sequence MDLRVGNKYRLGRKIGSGSFGDIYLGANIATGEEVAIKLECVKTKHPQLHIESKFYKMMQGGVGIPSIKWCGAEGDYNVMVMELLGPSLEDLFNFCSRKFSLKTVLLLADQMISRIEYIHSKNFIHRDVKPDNFLMGLGKKGNLVYIIDFGLAKKYRDARTHQHIPYRENKNLTGTARYASINTHLGIEQSRRDDLESLGYVLMYFNLGSLPWQGLKAATKRQKYERISEKKMSTPIEVLCKGYPSEFSTYLNFCRSLRFDDKPDYSYLRQLFRNLFHRQGFSYDYVFDWNMLKFGASRTAEDGERRGADERDERIVGGPRGSAARGLPPGPNPPAANRVRNGPEQAISNPASRVQQSGNTSPRAISRAERERKVSMRLHRGAPANVSSSDLTARLDQSRISTSQVSMPFDHLGK encoded by the exons ATGGATCTGAGAGTGGGGAACAAGTACCGACTGGGACGGAAAATAGGGAGTGGGTCCTTTGGAGACATTTACCTTG GTGCCAACATTGCCACGGGCGAGGAGGTGGCCATTAAGTTGGAATGTGTGAAGACCAAACACCCACAGCTGCACATCGAGAGCAAGTTCTATAAGATGatgcagggaggag TGGGGATTCCCTCGATAAAGTGGTGCGGGGCAGAGGGAGACTACAACGTCATGGTGATGGAGCTCCTGGGCCCCAGTCTGGAAGACCTCTTCAACTTCTGTTCCCGCAAGTTCAGCCTCAAAACGGTGCTACTGCTGGCAGACCAGATG aTCAGTCGCATCGAGTACATCCACTCCAAGAACTTCATCCATCGCGACGTCAAGCCCGACAACTTCCTCATGGGGCTGGGGAAGAAGGGCAACCTGGTGTACATCATCGACTTTGGCCTGGCCAAGAAGTACAGAGACGCCCGCACACACCAGCACATCCCCTACAGGGAGAACAAGAACCTGACGGGCACTGCACGCTACGCATCCATCAACACCCACCTGGGCATCG AGCAGTCTCGGCGTGATGACCTGGAGTCTCTGGGATATGTCCTCATGTACTTCAACCTGGGCTCTCTGCCCTGGCAAGGCCTCAAAGCCGCCACAAAGAGGCAGAAGTACGAACGCATCAGCGAGAAAAAAATGTCCACCCCCATCGAGGTGCTCTGCAAAGGATACCCCT CCGAGTTCTCCACCTACCTGAATTTTTGCCGCTCGCTGCGCTTTGACGACAAGCCAGACTACTCATACCTTCGTCAGCTCTTCAGGAATCTGTTCCACAGACAAGGCTTCTCCTATGACTACGTATTCGACTGGAACATGCTAAAATTT GGTGCCAGTAGGACAGCAGAAGacggtgagaggaggggagctgacGAAAGGGACGAGCGTATCGTAGGAGGCCCTCGGGGATCCGCTGCACGGGGTCTCCCGCCAGGGCCAAACCCACCAGCCGCCAACAGAGTTAGGAATGGACCAGAGCAGGCCATCTCTAACCCCGCCTCACGGGTGCAGCAGTCTG GGAACACGTCGCCGCGTGCTATCTCTCGCGCTGAGCGTGAGCGGAAGGTGAGCATGCGGCTCCACCGAGGAGCCCCCGCAAATGTGTCATCCTCTGACCTCACAGCCCGTCTTGACCAATCCCGAATTTCCACATCGCAG gtcAGCATGCCATTTGATCACCTGGGGAAGTGA
- the LOC139576905 gene encoding transmembrane protein 184B-like isoform X1: MYAWIQTAAVCTQIKQLQQMQMMEELWRRGMPLSDRMENDSPADMAPGSPTTAAPSGSNASWVPDTPLVTPEEPYFLMTSTAQTVSGFFVWTALLITCHQIYMHLRYYSSPNEQRHIVRILFIVPIYAFDSWLSLLFFTNEEYYVYFDTVRDCYEAFVIYNFLSLCYEYLGGESAIMAEIRGKPIESSCVYGTCCLWGRTYSIGFLRFCKQATLQFCVVKPLMAMITVILQAFGKYRDGDFNVASGYLYVTIIYNFSVSLSLYALFLFYFATRNLLVPYSPMLKFLMVKSVIFLSFWQGMLLAILEKCGAIPKINSPEVSVGEGTVAAGYQNFIICIEMFFAAVALRHAFTYKVYMDKRLDSYGSFPIYGQYGRCAPMKSISSSLKETMNPGDMVQDAIHNFSPAYQQYTQQSTLEQRGGVPVSRSHSNLSTRDNEKTLLLSSDDEF, translated from the exons ATGTATGCTTGGATTCAAACAGCCGCAGTGTGTACACAAATCAAACAACTGCAGCAGATGCAG ATGATGGAGGAGCTGTGGAGACGTGGCATGCCCCTGTCAGATCGAATGGAAAATGACTCCCCAGCCGATATGGCCCCAGGGTCCCCGACCACAGCGGCCCCGTCGGGCTCCAACGCCTCCTGGGTGCCAGACACCCCCCTGGTGACCCCTGAGGAACCATACTTCCTCATGACCTCCACTGCCCAGACCGTGTCAGGGTTCTTTGTCTGGACAGCCCTGCTAATAACCTGCCACCAG ATCTACATGCACCTGCGCTACTACAGCTCTCCCAATGAGCAGAGGCACATAGTTCGCATCCTCTTCATCGTTCCCATCTATGCCTTTGACTCGTGGCTCAGCCTCCTCTTCTTCACTAACGAAGAGTACTACGTCTACTTTGACACGGTCCGCGACTGCTACGAAG CGTTTGTGATCTACAACTTCCTCAGCCTGTGTTATGAGTACCTTGGAGGGGAGAGCGCCATCATGGCTGAgatcagaggaaagcccattgA GTCCAGCTGTGTGTACGGAACCTGCTGTCTCTGGGGAAGGACTTACTCCATTGGGTTCCTCCGATTCTGCAAACAG gccacTCTGCAGTTCTGTGTGGTGAAGCCTTTGATGGCCATGATCACAGTCATCCTGCAGGCCTTTGGGAAGTACAGAGATGGAGACTTCAA tgtggcCAGTGGGTACCTGTATGTGACCATCATCTATAACTTCTCtgtcagcctgtctctctacgCCCTCTTTCTCTTCTACTTCGCCACCCGCAACCTGCTGGTCCCCTACAGCCCCATGCTCAAGTTCCTCATGGTCAAGTCTGtcatcttcctctctttctgGCAGG GTATGCTGCTGGCCATCCTGGAGAAGTGTGGAGCCATCCCTAAAATCAACTCTCCCGAAGTGTCAGTTGGGGAGGGCACGGTCGCCGCCGGCTACCAGAACTTTATCATCTGCATTGAGATGTTCTTTGCCGCTGTGGCCCTGCGCCACGCCTTCACCTACAAGGTCTACATGGACAAGAGGCTGGACTCCTACG GGTCCTTTCCTATTTATGGACAGTACG GTCGCTGCGCCCCAATGAAGAGCATCTCCAGCAGTCTGAAGGAGACCATGAACCCCGGAGACATGGTGCAGGACGCCATCCACAACTTCTCCCCGGCCTACCAGCAGTACACACAGCAGTCCACCCTTGAGCAGCGTGGAGGGGTGCCGGTGTCCCGCAGCCACAGCAACCTCAGCACCCGCGACAACGAGAAGACCCTGCTGCTCAGTTCCGACGATGAGTTCTGA